ATGGGGGCGTTTCCACAGCAGTTCAATCGACGCGCTCACGTCGGAATTCTCTTTTTTATCCTTGGATTTGTTGCCGGGAACTTGTTTCCCCTTGCAAAAATCCAGCCGCAGGGGGTAAAGCCGCCCCCCCACCAAAAAAATCGAACCGCGGTATTCGGATTCGTTGCCGGATTTGACCCAGGCATCAATCAAAGGGGTTGTTTCATTATTAACATGCAGGGCGGCGGCATGCTCGGTCCGGACGATGAATTCATACTCGCCCGTCTCGGGAGGCTGTAGCGCGCCTTCCCAGCGAATGGCAAAGTGCTCGGCGGACATTTTATCCTTTACCGGGGCCGTCGTGCCAAAGTCAAACTTTATCGTGGGATCGACGCGTTCTTGAACCAGTCGATCTTTCTTAAAATTGCGGTGAAAGTGAAACTCATTTTGGGCGTAATAGAGACCGTTCAGGCCGGTCTGTGTGGGAAGTGGCGTGGCCTGCCGAAAGCTACCGACCAGGTCCGCCACGGCCTGGCGATATTGCTTGACCGTGAGCCGCGACAGTTCAATCCGTGGCGGCTTGTGACGCTCGCGCGCGGCGAGGGAATAAAACTCGTGATAGACATAACTGGCGGCATTGGCCGCTTCCACGGCCGACAGCGTGCCGGGAGCGTCCTCAGGCATGGTTTTGTGGATGTAGTCGGCCAATTGCGCGACGGAGCGATCCCCCTGCAACGTCTGGTCGTGCTGGTCGCTTCCTTCCCCTTTTTGGCCGTGACAGGCCGCGCACTTGGCGTGGTAGAGCGTCTTACCGGCGGAAATGTCCCCCATATTTGTCGCGGGGTTGGTTGCGGGAGGGGACTTTTCCGGATCCGCCGCTTGGACCTCCGAGGATGGTGCCTGGGGTTCCGTCGCCGCGAATAGTGAAATTTTTACCGCCAAAAATGCCGCGGCGATTAGGACGCAGCCTAGGCAACAGGCAAGGGAATACAACCAACCAAACCGGGGCCGGGGGTAAGTGCCACGCGCACGACGGGGTACAAGCTGGTCGCGGACCAGGGAAAACAGACGCATGCCAGTCCTCGAATAACTGGAAGATCCGCAATTCGGCGGATCAAAAGGTGGGATAACGAGGTCAGTTTTATTGTCAGCCAGCCGCAATCCCCCGTCAAGAGCCGGGATTTCCTTAATCGGGGGAATATTTGTCCCGGAAACTTAGGCCTTGTCCGGAATCCGCATGTTATAAAACGAGCGGTACACAAAATAGAACGCGATTGCCAAAAAGACAGCTCCAATATAGGGCGTGTAATCCGTGGTCCCCTGGGCTTTTGCGGCGCGCCGCAATTGCACGGCGATTTCCACCGCCAACAGGCCAAACAACGTGGAAAATTTGATAATCGGATTGAGAGCGACCGAGGTGGTGTCCTTAAACGGGTCTCCCACCGTGTCGCCGATCACGGTGGCGGCGTGCAGATCGGTCCCTTTTTCCTTTAGGTCGACTTCGACCAGTTTTTTGGCGTTATCCCACGCTCCCCCGGCATTGGCCATAAAGATCGCCTGGAACAAGCCAAAGATCGCAATCGAAATCAAATAAGCGACAAAATAATTCGGATCAAAAAACGCGAATGCCAGGGTAATCGCCATGAGCACGATAAAAATGTTCCACATCCCTTTTTGCGCGTATTGCGTGCAAATGCGGACGACGGTTTTGGAATCCTCAATGCTGGCTTCGGTCTTGTCCAGCCGCATGTTCTTTTTGATGTATTCGACCGCGCTATAGGCCCCGGTGGTAACGGCCTGCATGGACGCCCCGCAAAACCAGTAAATGACCGCCCCTCCACTGATCAGGCCCAACAGCACGGGGGCGTCGGTCAGGCTCAGGTGCAGCAGTTTGGCTTTGCCCAACATCAGCACAATGGCAAAGATCATGGTCGTCGCCCCGACAACCGCGGTGCCAATAAGCACGGGCTTGGCCGTGGCTTTAAACGTGTTCCCTGCGGAATCGTTGGCCTCTAGGTAATGCTTGCCCCGTTCAAAATCGGGCGTAAAGCCAAAATCGCGTTCGATCTCGGCCTTGATCCCCGGCAGACTTTCGGTTTGGGCCAGCTCGAACACCGATTGCGCGTTATCAGTGACCGGTCCGTAGCTATCGACGGCGATATTCACCGGTCCCATGCACAAAAAGCCAAAGGCCACCAACCCAAAGGCAAAGATCGAGCCGACCCCCACCAGGGGCTGGTCCTTGACCAGTTCGACCATCATCAGGGAATCCAGCCCCTGCAAGCTAACAAAGTATGCCCCGGCCATGAGTCCGGTGATTAGCATCCCTTTCCAGAACGCGCTAAAATTGCCAGCCACCAACCCGGATAGGATGGTGAGGGAGGCCCCCCCCTCGCGCGAGGCGGTTACGATTTCCTTGACATGCAACGAGTGGGAACTGGTAAAGACCTTGGTAAATTCCGGAATCAGCACCGCAGCCAGAGTTCCGCAACTGATAATCGTAGCAAGCTGCCACCACAAGTTTGGATAATCCTTTCCTTCGACTTGCAGATTGCCCAAAAGCAAAAAGCTCATGCCGTAGGAAGTCAGAATGCACAGGATCGAAGCGATCCAAATCAGCCGGGTGAGGGGTTCCTCAAAGTTGAATTCCTTTAATCCGGCGTATTTCTTCTCGGAAATCGATTGATTGATAAAGTACGACGCGCCGGACATAAAGTCCATCAAAAACCGCATGGCAAAAATCCAGACGATCAGTTTCGCCTGCAACTCCGCCTGTGGAATTGCCAGGACGATAAACGAGATGAGCGCCACGCCCGTCACGCCATAAGTTTCAAAACCATCGGCGGTGGGCCCGACGGAGTCGCCCGCGTTATCGCCGGTGCAGTCGGCAATCACGCCCGGATTGCGCGGGTCGTCCTCTTTGACGTTGAACACGATTTTCATCAAATCGCTGCCAATATCGGCGATTTTGGTAAAAATTCCCCCCGCGATCCGCAGGGCCGACGCCCCTAATGATTCGCCAATGGCAAATCCCAAAAAGCAGATCCCCACGATACTGCGATCCACGAACAGCAGGATGATCACCATCAGGATCAGTTCCAGCGAAATCAAAAATAGCCCAATCGACATCCCCGCCCGCAGGGGAATATTGACCACATCCCACGGCACCCCCCGCAACGACGCAAACGCCGTCCGGGCATTGGCATAGGTATTGACCCGAATGCCATACCAGGCCACCGCGTACGACCCCGCCATCCCCACCACGGCAAATAGCAACACCAAGGCCAATTTGGTGTAAGGATCGATTGGCGTCGCGCCGTCGTGCCCCTCGCTGGGAAACGCCAACAGGTAATATGAAATCGCGGCCGCGATCAGCAGAAACAGCATCAGCAAGAATTTGCCCTGCTGGATCAGGTATTCCTTGCAGGTTTGAAAGATAATTTCCGCCACGTCCAGCATCGAGTTATGAGCGGGAAGGGCTTTGATCTGGGCGTATAAATACAGGCTGATTCCCAGCGTCCCGGCAATCACGATGGCCCCGCTAAACAGCAGCCACC
The DNA window shown above is from Pirellulales bacterium and carries:
- a CDS encoding PA14 domain-containing protein; its protein translation is MRLFSLVRDQLVPRRARGTYPRPRFGWLYSLACCLGCVLIAAAFLAVKISLFAATEPQAPSSEVQAADPEKSPPATNPATNMGDISAGKTLYHAKCAACHGQKGEGSDQHDQTLQGDRSVAQLADYIHKTMPEDAPGTLSAVEAANAASYVYHEFYSLAARERHKPPRIELSRLTVKQYRQAVADLVGSFRQATPLPTQTGLNGLYYAQNEFHFHRNFKKDRLVQERVDPTIKFDFGTTAPVKDKMSAEHFAIRWEGALQPPETGEYEFIVRTEHAAALHVNNETTPLIDAWVKSGNESEYRGSIFLVGGRLYPLRLDFCKGKQVPGNKSKDKKENSDVSASIELLWKRPHAPAETIPPTAFAPVKPAESFVCATAFPPDDRSYGWERGTTISAEWDSATTAAALEATGYILANLN
- a CDS encoding sodium-translocating pyrophosphatase is translated as MLRAALVLGLIGLSAGWCHASEADLPIPDLHAGNFNILGIQISAWWLLFSGAIVIAGTLGISLYLYAQIKALPAHNSMLDVAEIIFQTCKEYLIQQGKFLLMLFLLIAAAISYYLLAFPSEGHDGATPIDPYTKLALVLLFAVVGMAGSYAVAWYGIRVNTYANARTAFASLRGVPWDVVNIPLRAGMSIGLFLISLELILMVIILLFVDRSIVGICFLGFAIGESLGASALRIAGGIFTKIADIGSDLMKIVFNVKEDDPRNPGVIADCTGDNAGDSVGPTADGFETYGVTGVALISFIVLAIPQAELQAKLIVWIFAMRFLMDFMSGASYFINQSISEKKYAGLKEFNFEEPLTRLIWIASILCILTSYGMSFLLLGNLQVEGKDYPNLWWQLATIISCGTLAAVLIPEFTKVFTSSHSLHVKEIVTASREGGASLTILSGLVAGNFSAFWKGMLITGLMAGAYFVSLQGLDSLMMVELVKDQPLVGVGSIFAFGLVAFGFLCMGPVNIAVDSYGPVTDNAQSVFELAQTESLPGIKAEIERDFGFTPDFERGKHYLEANDSAGNTFKATAKPVLIGTAVVGATTMIFAIVLMLGKAKLLHLSLTDAPVLLGLISGGAVIYWFCGASMQAVTTGAYSAVEYIKKNMRLDKTEASIEDSKTVVRICTQYAQKGMWNIFIVLMAITLAFAFFDPNYFVAYLISIAIFGLFQAIFMANAGGAWDNAKKLVEVDLKEKGTDLHAATVIGDTVGDPFKDTTSVALNPIIKFSTLFGLLAVEIAVQLRRAAKAQGTTDYTPYIGAVFLAIAFYFVYRSFYNMRIPDKA